In one Cervus canadensis isolate Bull #8, Minnesota chromosome 22, ASM1932006v1, whole genome shotgun sequence genomic region, the following are encoded:
- the IL17RC gene encoding interleukin-17 receptor C isoform X6, producing MPVPWFLLSLALGRNPVVLSLERVVGPQDTARCSPGLSCHLWDGDVLCLPGSLASAPGPVLVPTRLQTELVLRCHEETDCDLCVRVAVHLAVHGYWGDPDKEEKFRRAADPELEEPRNVSLQAHVVLSFQAYPTAHCVLLEVQVPAALVQPGQSVGSVVFDCFEAALGAEVQIWSYTQPRYQKELNLTQQLPALPWLNVSADGEDVRLVLDVSEEQHFGLSLYWNQAQGPIKPWWHSNLTGPQTITLNHTDLVPCLCIQVWPLEPDSVRTSICPFKEDPRAHRNLWRAARLQLLPPRGWRLDAPCSLPAEATLCWQALDGGPCLPLVPPLPRENVTVNKVLEFPLLKGHPNVCVQVSTWEKIQLQECLWADSLGPLKDDMLLVETRGPQDNGSLCALEPSGCTPLLSRASTRAARLGEQLLQDVQSGQCLQLWDNDLGALWACPMDKYIHQRWVLVWLACLLLVAVLFLLLLLKMNHVKAAARSRAALLLYSADDASFERLVGALASALCQLPLRVAVDLWSRRDLSAQGALAWFHAQRRQTLQEGGVVVLLFSPGAVALCREWLQDATSAPRAHGPHDAFTASLSCVLPDFLQGRAPGRYVGAYFDKLLPADAVPALFRSVPVFSLPSQLPDFLGTLQGPAAPRPRRLAERAEQVSRALQPALDSCFRPPAALGTGRGMGPEAGDRT from the exons ATGCCTGTGCCCTGGTTCCTTCTGTCCTTGGCACTGGGCCGGAACCCCGTGGTCCTCTCTCTGGAGAGGGTTGTGGGGCCTCAGGACACCGCCCGCTGCTCTCCG GGCCTGTCCTGCCACCTCTGGG ATGGTGACGTGCTCTGCCTGCCCGGGAGCCTCGCGTCCGCCCCAGGCCCCGTGCTGGTGCCCACACGCCTGCAGACAGAGCTGGTGCTGAGGTGCCACGAGGAGACTGACTGTGACCTCTGTGTGCGTGTGGCCGTACACTTGGCCGTGCACG GGTACTGGGGAGATCCTGACAAAGAAGAGAAGTTCAGAAGAGCCGCTGACCCAGAGCTTGAGGAGCCTAGGAACG TCTCTCTCCAGGCCCACGTCGTGCTCTCCTTCCAGGCCTACCCTACTGCCCACTGCGTCCTGCTGGAGGTGCAAGTGCCCGCTGCCCTGGTGCAGCCTGGTCAGTCTGTG GGCTCTGTAGTATTTGACTGCTTCGAGGCTGCCCTGGGAGCTGAGGTGCAAATCTGGTCCTACACTCAGCCCAGGTACCAGAAGGAACTCAATCTCACGCAGCAGCTCCCTG ccctgccctggctCAACGTGTCTGCAGATGGCGAGGATGTGCGCCTGGTGCTGGATGTCTCTGAGGAGCAGCACTTCGGCCTCTCGCTGTACTGGAACCAAGCCCAGGGCCCTATAAAACCCTGGTGGCACAGTAACCTG ACTGGGCCACAGACCATTACCTTGAACCACACAGACCTGGTGCCCTGCCTCTGTATTCAG GTGTGGCCTCTGGAGCCCGATTCTGTCAGGACCAGCATCTGCCCCTTTAAGGAGG ACCCCCGTGCACACCGAAACCTCTGGCGCGCTGCCCGGTTGCAGCTGCTTCCACCGCGGGGCTGGCGGCTAGACGCGCCGTGCTCGCTGCCCGCCGAGGCCACTCTGTGTTGGCAGGCACTGGATGGGGGCCCCTGCCTGCCGCTGGTCCCACCGCTGCCCCGAGAAAATGTTACTGTGAAT AAGGTTCTTGAGTTCCCCTTGCTGAAAGGCCACCCGAACGTCTGTGTCCAG GTGAGCACCTGGGAGAAGATACAGCTGCAAGAGTGCTTGTGGGCTG ACTCCCTGGGGCCCCTCAAGGATGACATGCTGCTGGTGGAGACACGAGGCCCCCAGGACAATGGTTCCCTCTGTGCCTTGGAACCCAGTGGCTGCACCCCACTGCTCAGCAGGGCATCCACG AGGGCAGCTCGCCTTGGAGAGCAGTTACTACAAGACGTGCAGTCGGGCCAGTGTCTACAG CTGTGGGACAATGACCTGGGAGCACTCTGGGCCTGCCCCATGGACAAGT ACATCCACCAGCGCTGGGTCCTGGTCTGGCTGGCCTGCTTACTCTTGGTCGCTgtgcttttccttctccttcttctcaaAATGAACCATGTGAAAG CTGCCGCCCGGAGCCGCGCGGCTCTGCTCCTCTACTCCGCCGACGACGCAAGCTTCGAGCGCCTGGTGGGCGCCCTGGCCTCGGCACTGTGCCAGCTGCCGCTGCGCGTGGCCGTGGACCTGTGGAGCCGCCGCGATCTGAGCGCACAGGGAGCGCTGGCCTGGTTCCACGCGCAGCGGCGTCAGACCCTGCAGGAGGGCGGCGTGGTGGTCCTGCTCTTCTCGCCCGGGGCCGTGGCGCTGTGCCGCGAATGGCTGCAGGATGCCACTTCGGCGCCCAGGGCGCACGGCCCCCACGATGCCTTCACTGCCTCGCTCAGCTGCGTGCTGCCAGACTTCTTGCAGGGCCGTGCGCCCGGCCGCTACGTCGGGGCCTACTTTGACAAACTGCTGCCCGCGGACGCTGTGCCCGCCTTGTTCCGCAGCGTGCCAGTCTTCTCTTTGCCCTCACAGCTGCCCGACTTTCTGGGGACTTTGCAGGggcccgccgccccccgcccccggcggcTCGCGGAGAGAGCGGAGCAAGTGTCCCGGGCCCTGCAGCCTGCCCTGGATAGCTGTTTCCGGCCCCCGGCGGCCCTGGGGACAGGACGCGGGATGGGGCCTGAGGCAGGAGACAGGACTTGA
- the IL17RC gene encoding interleukin-17 receptor C isoform X8 → MPVPWFLLSLALGRNPVVLSLERVVGPQDTARCSPGLSCHLWDGDVLCLPGSLASAPGPVLVPTRLQTELVLRCHEETDCDLCVRVAVHLAVHGYWGDPDKEEKFRRAADPELEEPRNVSLQAHVVLSFQAYPTAHCVLLEVQVPAALVQPGQSVGSVVFDCFEAALGAEVQIWSYTQPRYQKELNLTQQLPALPWLNVSADGEDVRLVLDVSEEQHFGLSLYWNQAQGPIKPWWHSNLTGPQTITLNHTDLVPCLCIQVWPLEPDSVRTSICPFKEDPRAHRNLWRAARLQLLPPRGWRLDAPCSLPAEATLCWQALDGGPCLPLVPPLPRENVTVNVSTWEKIQLQECLWADSLGPLKDDMLLVETRGPQDNGSLCALEPSGCTPLLSRASTRAARLGEQLLQDVQSGQCLQLWDNDLGALWACPMDKYIHQRWVLVWLACLLLVAVLFLLLLLKMNHVKGWLRLLKEDIRAGAAARSRAALLLYSADDASFERLVGALASALCQLPLRVAVDLWSRRDLSAQGALAWFHAQRRQTLQEGGVVVLLFSPGAVALCREWLQDATSAPRAHGPHDAFTASLSCVLPDFLQGRAPGRYVGAYFDKLLPADAVPALFRSVPVFSLPSQLPDFLGTLQGPAAPRPRRLAERAEQVSRALQPALDSCFRPPAALGTGRGMGPEAGDRT, encoded by the exons ATGCCTGTGCCCTGGTTCCTTCTGTCCTTGGCACTGGGCCGGAACCCCGTGGTCCTCTCTCTGGAGAGGGTTGTGGGGCCTCAGGACACCGCCCGCTGCTCTCCG GGCCTGTCCTGCCACCTCTGGG ATGGTGACGTGCTCTGCCTGCCCGGGAGCCTCGCGTCCGCCCCAGGCCCCGTGCTGGTGCCCACACGCCTGCAGACAGAGCTGGTGCTGAGGTGCCACGAGGAGACTGACTGTGACCTCTGTGTGCGTGTGGCCGTACACTTGGCCGTGCACG GGTACTGGGGAGATCCTGACAAAGAAGAGAAGTTCAGAAGAGCCGCTGACCCAGAGCTTGAGGAGCCTAGGAACG TCTCTCTCCAGGCCCACGTCGTGCTCTCCTTCCAGGCCTACCCTACTGCCCACTGCGTCCTGCTGGAGGTGCAAGTGCCCGCTGCCCTGGTGCAGCCTGGTCAGTCTGTG GGCTCTGTAGTATTTGACTGCTTCGAGGCTGCCCTGGGAGCTGAGGTGCAAATCTGGTCCTACACTCAGCCCAGGTACCAGAAGGAACTCAATCTCACGCAGCAGCTCCCTG ccctgccctggctCAACGTGTCTGCAGATGGCGAGGATGTGCGCCTGGTGCTGGATGTCTCTGAGGAGCAGCACTTCGGCCTCTCGCTGTACTGGAACCAAGCCCAGGGCCCTATAAAACCCTGGTGGCACAGTAACCTG ACTGGGCCACAGACCATTACCTTGAACCACACAGACCTGGTGCCCTGCCTCTGTATTCAG GTGTGGCCTCTGGAGCCCGATTCTGTCAGGACCAGCATCTGCCCCTTTAAGGAGG ACCCCCGTGCACACCGAAACCTCTGGCGCGCTGCCCGGTTGCAGCTGCTTCCACCGCGGGGCTGGCGGCTAGACGCGCCGTGCTCGCTGCCCGCCGAGGCCACTCTGTGTTGGCAGGCACTGGATGGGGGCCCCTGCCTGCCGCTGGTCCCACCGCTGCCCCGAGAAAATGTTACTGTGAAT GTGAGCACCTGGGAGAAGATACAGCTGCAAGAGTGCTTGTGGGCTG ACTCCCTGGGGCCCCTCAAGGATGACATGCTGCTGGTGGAGACACGAGGCCCCCAGGACAATGGTTCCCTCTGTGCCTTGGAACCCAGTGGCTGCACCCCACTGCTCAGCAGGGCATCCACG AGGGCAGCTCGCCTTGGAGAGCAGTTACTACAAGACGTGCAGTCGGGCCAGTGTCTACAG CTGTGGGACAATGACCTGGGAGCACTCTGGGCCTGCCCCATGGACAAGT ACATCCACCAGCGCTGGGTCCTGGTCTGGCTGGCCTGCTTACTCTTGGTCGCTgtgcttttccttctccttcttctcaaAATGAACCATGTGAAAG GGTGGCTGAGGCTCTTGAAGGAGGACATCCGCGCGGGGG CTGCCGCCCGGAGCCGCGCGGCTCTGCTCCTCTACTCCGCCGACGACGCAAGCTTCGAGCGCCTGGTGGGCGCCCTGGCCTCGGCACTGTGCCAGCTGCCGCTGCGCGTGGCCGTGGACCTGTGGAGCCGCCGCGATCTGAGCGCACAGGGAGCGCTGGCCTGGTTCCACGCGCAGCGGCGTCAGACCCTGCAGGAGGGCGGCGTGGTGGTCCTGCTCTTCTCGCCCGGGGCCGTGGCGCTGTGCCGCGAATGGCTGCAGGATGCCACTTCGGCGCCCAGGGCGCACGGCCCCCACGATGCCTTCACTGCCTCGCTCAGCTGCGTGCTGCCAGACTTCTTGCAGGGCCGTGCGCCCGGCCGCTACGTCGGGGCCTACTTTGACAAACTGCTGCCCGCGGACGCTGTGCCCGCCTTGTTCCGCAGCGTGCCAGTCTTCTCTTTGCCCTCACAGCTGCCCGACTTTCTGGGGACTTTGCAGGggcccgccgccccccgcccccggcggcTCGCGGAGAGAGCGGAGCAAGTGTCCCGGGCCCTGCAGCCTGCCCTGGATAGCTGTTTCCGGCCCCCGGCGGCCCTGGGGACAGGACGCGGGATGGGGCCTGAGGCAGGAGACAGGACTTGA
- the IL17RC gene encoding interleukin-17 receptor C isoform X5 — MPVPWFLLSLALGRNPVVLSLERVVGPQDTARCSPGLSCHLWDGDVLCLPGSLASAPGPVLVPTRLQTELVLRCHEETDCDLCVRVAVHLAVHGYWGDPDKEEKFRRAADPELEEPRNVSLQAHVVLSFQAYPTAHCVLLEVQVPAALVQPGQSVGSVVFDCFEAALGAEVQIWSYTQPRYQKELNLTQQLPDCRGLEVQDNIQSCWALPWLNVSADGEDVRLVLDVSEEQHFGLSLYWNQAQGPIKPWWHSNLTGPQTITLNHTDLVPCLCIQVWPLEPDSVRTSICPFKEDPRAHRNLWRAARLQLLPPRGWRLDAPCSLPAEATLCWQALDGGPCLPLVPPLPRENVTVNVSTWEKIQLQECLWADSLGPLKDDMLLVETRGPQDNGSLCALEPSGCTPLLSRASTRAARLGEQLLQDVQSGQCLQLWDNDLGALWACPMDKYIHQRWVLVWLACLLLVAVLFLLLLLKMNHVKGWLRLLKEDIRAGAAARSRAALLLYSADDASFERLVGALASALCQLPLRVAVDLWSRRDLSAQGALAWFHAQRRQTLQEGGVVVLLFSPGAVALCREWLQDATSAPRAHGPHDAFTASLSCVLPDFLQGRAPGRYVGAYFDKLLPADAVPALFRSVPVFSLPSQLPDFLGTLQGPAAPRPRRLAERAEQVSRALQPALDSCFRPPAALGTGRGMGPEAGDRT, encoded by the exons ATGCCTGTGCCCTGGTTCCTTCTGTCCTTGGCACTGGGCCGGAACCCCGTGGTCCTCTCTCTGGAGAGGGTTGTGGGGCCTCAGGACACCGCCCGCTGCTCTCCG GGCCTGTCCTGCCACCTCTGGG ATGGTGACGTGCTCTGCCTGCCCGGGAGCCTCGCGTCCGCCCCAGGCCCCGTGCTGGTGCCCACACGCCTGCAGACAGAGCTGGTGCTGAGGTGCCACGAGGAGACTGACTGTGACCTCTGTGTGCGTGTGGCCGTACACTTGGCCGTGCACG GGTACTGGGGAGATCCTGACAAAGAAGAGAAGTTCAGAAGAGCCGCTGACCCAGAGCTTGAGGAGCCTAGGAACG TCTCTCTCCAGGCCCACGTCGTGCTCTCCTTCCAGGCCTACCCTACTGCCCACTGCGTCCTGCTGGAGGTGCAAGTGCCCGCTGCCCTGGTGCAGCCTGGTCAGTCTGTG GGCTCTGTAGTATTTGACTGCTTCGAGGCTGCCCTGGGAGCTGAGGTGCAAATCTGGTCCTACACTCAGCCCAGGTACCAGAAGGAACTCAATCTCACGCAGCAGCTCCCTG ACTGCAGGGGTCTGGAAGTCCAGGACAACATTCAGAGCTGCTGGG ccctgccctggctCAACGTGTCTGCAGATGGCGAGGATGTGCGCCTGGTGCTGGATGTCTCTGAGGAGCAGCACTTCGGCCTCTCGCTGTACTGGAACCAAGCCCAGGGCCCTATAAAACCCTGGTGGCACAGTAACCTG ACTGGGCCACAGACCATTACCTTGAACCACACAGACCTGGTGCCCTGCCTCTGTATTCAG GTGTGGCCTCTGGAGCCCGATTCTGTCAGGACCAGCATCTGCCCCTTTAAGGAGG ACCCCCGTGCACACCGAAACCTCTGGCGCGCTGCCCGGTTGCAGCTGCTTCCACCGCGGGGCTGGCGGCTAGACGCGCCGTGCTCGCTGCCCGCCGAGGCCACTCTGTGTTGGCAGGCACTGGATGGGGGCCCCTGCCTGCCGCTGGTCCCACCGCTGCCCCGAGAAAATGTTACTGTGAAT GTGAGCACCTGGGAGAAGATACAGCTGCAAGAGTGCTTGTGGGCTG ACTCCCTGGGGCCCCTCAAGGATGACATGCTGCTGGTGGAGACACGAGGCCCCCAGGACAATGGTTCCCTCTGTGCCTTGGAACCCAGTGGCTGCACCCCACTGCTCAGCAGGGCATCCACG AGGGCAGCTCGCCTTGGAGAGCAGTTACTACAAGACGTGCAGTCGGGCCAGTGTCTACAG CTGTGGGACAATGACCTGGGAGCACTCTGGGCCTGCCCCATGGACAAGT ACATCCACCAGCGCTGGGTCCTGGTCTGGCTGGCCTGCTTACTCTTGGTCGCTgtgcttttccttctccttcttctcaaAATGAACCATGTGAAAG GGTGGCTGAGGCTCTTGAAGGAGGACATCCGCGCGGGGG CTGCCGCCCGGAGCCGCGCGGCTCTGCTCCTCTACTCCGCCGACGACGCAAGCTTCGAGCGCCTGGTGGGCGCCCTGGCCTCGGCACTGTGCCAGCTGCCGCTGCGCGTGGCCGTGGACCTGTGGAGCCGCCGCGATCTGAGCGCACAGGGAGCGCTGGCCTGGTTCCACGCGCAGCGGCGTCAGACCCTGCAGGAGGGCGGCGTGGTGGTCCTGCTCTTCTCGCCCGGGGCCGTGGCGCTGTGCCGCGAATGGCTGCAGGATGCCACTTCGGCGCCCAGGGCGCACGGCCCCCACGATGCCTTCACTGCCTCGCTCAGCTGCGTGCTGCCAGACTTCTTGCAGGGCCGTGCGCCCGGCCGCTACGTCGGGGCCTACTTTGACAAACTGCTGCCCGCGGACGCTGTGCCCGCCTTGTTCCGCAGCGTGCCAGTCTTCTCTTTGCCCTCACAGCTGCCCGACTTTCTGGGGACTTTGCAGGggcccgccgccccccgcccccggcggcTCGCGGAGAGAGCGGAGCAAGTGTCCCGGGCCCTGCAGCCTGCCCTGGATAGCTGTTTCCGGCCCCCGGCGGCCCTGGGGACAGGACGCGGGATGGGGCCTGAGGCAGGAGACAGGACTTGA